The following proteins come from a genomic window of Tenebrio molitor chromosome 9, icTenMoli1.1, whole genome shotgun sequence:
- the LOC138139095 gene encoding brefeldin A-inhibited guanine nucleotide-exchange protein 3 isoform X2, whose protein sequence is MEDLLLNIVKEATGTKLASLKQSAQEAHDLLCNQNSLLRSPSHELRTGCFVPLKLSLESKKSKLVSLALTGFNKIVRDERFQSGTEPEDDSLWLPAQLLLATSSMLSQCEDTQVHVLRVVLNLACSASWALNGRLVMLLIGRCGEAYENGTQPVRAAAQAAASQTLTAFCTFLDEECQEILQQQQKHKNSGSSAEMVYTKTSAVACFNEAIPVMQYLCSRLEETKAQPKSSDITVFLLECLLTLVNTLPHTVHSNIHFTTFLWQRFCPALLSLLGAPGDPSGHCLTTNQSKIIYSIGIQVVRLVGRERALRPVLEALFHRMLLLPSPLKRLEPLRAARELLRSPGRLADLLLLSGAIHRHAGDDMAIIRLIMDSIEESSQCSDTNVLLASVECVGALLGSLEALCRGEGLNQEGAEIANLRYTTLEQADYTGPLTYQSLARLPKPYRDVVANLKCQSDSDSSGIEGNIPDIEGGSESDCSGATEGPEEYGSQSEDSIMDDDSFLTNQQLQKLHKLPKSLHLGRSGLEECNTDVERHNARHFVKTLQNILLPNLLSLRSSIQVDEVLQEFASKCCQHNSAQSYEISTIMNADGVYLATYSALLLDLKLIQSGHYDVNNKDASVPITEAQFVEEIHGSGVLVYVSATWLCELYQNVLARSLLLSAGYDPKALQQPALVNLLTDVGGLCPSQLLSDWQKLQKVHGTPDSSPEVEAGIKLSRRVLTCCWASVVSVLGTPLGEKTNFTGTSALSRLVARRARQKHRQRIRDDIITACLEGLHKAASLSNILRLQSRSCSILALLSASSCKNQGAKLPASHALSLDVLLSKGLALGSHSAACWPHVFNACVAVANLEHALFSKTGSTQLLMVAQNTQNNTVTSSTYTNSNERLNMTFNIRRLDCSVDVYSFLHNASYSSSSNASQNDASIAEIVERSGAHNAQSQGILRGVHAAKVCCVLSQKADELFHSAALRLSLPGLCSFLTELCKASHTQLFTRYEDTPRQQKKWWKKELEAQQKPPATLLLHRIGEVTLKCIRSGRPLVHTMKVWSIVGPHFMQAACHKDRTISKKAVQCIHDAVTALLNEQAELPHFHFNEALIKPFENLLCLELCDMDVQDQIVSCLCEFVEANRTEICSGWRPLFGTLRVANAKNNAAAILDVFRIFLSTDNTLVFSNAALDYILCLLSHIKNANFDDGEVPVPVKPPEKKNLTFLDKDGDFPSKLILGPVDLCIESLKLLQNCAAILSMMYNMPKCPTFNMTHRMSIDTDPQLVDPVIQNVEIVNFNQDSLDSMSYSVLSTRHDLEKCETSGITLSKMDRQSNVLKIWYILLEGLSSASIMSAHKNQPYVVETLFKLLRDLIDNPGVNFGLYCINHLLLPMVQNWMRQNSKIQKPGEIWQNFKHCCGLASELVVDYLHHLQGFDRKAEQAMENPAATLALKQLLLILVECITQPSENIARLGTSCIRHVILSAGKILTPSQWEILVVALHRACTISLNPLHQLTLAFKENSDSFYGDLATVKVAARKDSTVSENERLYELAQQVFLMQCQRSCQKCSGKLCECDINVVIDDRSYVFLLYPLDMSSILNPDLYTVRVPFRNLVVGILAHQMLIQTISSALLQNLNHITPILNILQISSCSLRGILTHVNAKHVDILLKCLEVSNVRAKQFDVRPGLKFLTQKVGNLSKAANLYTQANTSEVVQIIVLIELCLDGIEKYTIGPKDLKELLARDVKVKCSTDLDYVEQFLKKLQNKWEYLCESYVNLTINIPESVSQDSDDESKSSSDNLNERVVRDQEDKPRPFKLSDFKQEEDSLSSSTDSEGYLEKEVLPNIKTDEDGICDTSKGEHKLKPSASLDETILKKTKNEPSSTDDETNEMAAKYTKQAYDKYKIELNSIKYDTNTLLQMRKSTISSDNIVTSCGDGFDGKKTATPSPRINPFMVSNVVPPPQPIPPEIQQQRAISIFKDSEAHKTTRIETMEACLELLSSLSSEKLSPLATVLKQGAVLLIAAQDEKIKTAAENLLDRMNISYIDHDNF, encoded by the exons ATGGAAGACCTATTGCTGAACATCGTCAAAGAAGCCACGGGCACGAAATTGGCAAGTCTGAAACAAAGCGCACAAGAGGCTCACG ATCTGCTTTGCAACCAAAACAGCCTACTCCGCAGCCCCAGTCACGAACTGCGAACCGGCTGCTTCGTCCCTCTGAAGCTGTCCCTGGAAAGCAAGAAGAGCAAGCTGGTGTCGCTCGCCCTCACCGGCTTCAAC AAAATCGTGAGAGATGAGCGCTTTCAGTCGGGAACGGAGCCCGAAGATGACTCCCTCTGGCTCCCTGCGCAGCTGCTTCTAGCAACTTCTTCGATGCTATCGCAGTGCGAAGACACCCAAGTGCACGTCTTGAGAGTGGTGCTGAATCTGGCGTGCTCGGCCAGTTGGGCCTTAAATGGGAGGCTGGTCATGCTGCTGATAGGGCGGTGTGGAGAGGCGTACGAGAACGGGACTCAGCCAGTGAGGGCGGCGGCGCAAGCCGCCGCCAGCCAGACTTTGACTGCGTTTTGCACCTTCTTGg ACGAAGAATGCCAAGAAATCTTACAACAGCAACAAAAGCACAAAAACTCGGGAAGCAGTGCTGAGATGGTGTACACGAAGACTTCAGCAGTGGCTTGTTTCAACGAAGCAATACCAGTGATGCAGTACCTTTGTAGCAGATTAGAAGAAACTAAAGC GCAGCCCAAATCCAGCGACATCACCGTTTTTCTCCTGGAGTGTCTTCTGACTCTGGTCAACACCCTTCCCCACACTGTCCATTCAAACATCCACTTCACCACGTTCCTTTGGCAAAGATTTTGTCCGGCTTTGCTGTCTCTGCTTGGAGCACCTGGAGATCCAAGCGGTCACTGCTTGACCACCAATCAGTCAAAAATCATATACAGCATTGGGATCCAAGTGGTGAGGTTAGTGGGCAGAGAACGCGCCCTCAGACCGGTCCTGGAGGCCCTCTTTCATCGGATGCTCCTCCTTCCGAGCCCTTTGAAAAGACTGGAACCGCTAAGAGCAGCTCGAGAACTGTTACGATCTCCTGGAAGACTCGCCGATTTGCTTTTGTTGAGTGGGGCAATCCACAGACACGCCGGAGATGACATGGCAATAATACGTCT GATTATGGACTCAATAGAGGAGTCGTCACAGTGCAGCGACACCAACGTTCTTTTGGCCAGCGTTGAGTGCGTCGGAGCTCTTTTGGGGTCCTTGGAGGCGCTCTGCAGAGGCGAGGGTCTCAACCAAGAAGGTGCAGAAATTGCGAATCTGCGCTATACGACCTTGGAACAAGCAGATTACACCGGACCCTTGACTTATCAGTCGTTGGCGAGGCTTCCAAAACCATACAG GGATGTTGTAGCAAATTTAAAGTGTCAAAGTGATTCAGACAGTAGCGGAATTGAGGGTAACATCCCCGACATCGAGGGTGGGTCAGAATCTGACTGTTCTGGAGCTACGGAAGGTCCAGAAGAGTATGGAAGTCAGTCAGAAGATAGTATCATGGACGACGACAGCTTTTTGACCAATCAGCAGCTGCAAAAGTTGCACAAACTCCCGAAATCGCTCCATCTG GGTCGCAGCGGATTGGAAGAATGCAACACCGACGTCGAAAGACACAACGCACGACATTTCGTCAAGACCCTCCAGAACATTCTGTTGCCAAATCTTCTGTCGTTGAGGTCCTCGATTCAGGTCGACGAAGTTTTGCAAGAGTTCGCGTCaaagtgttgccaacacaacTCCGCCCAAAGCTACGAAATTTCGACGATAATGAACGCAGATGGCGTCTACTTGGCAACATATTCGGCTCTTTTGCTAGACTTGAAACTGATCCAGTCTGGACATTATGACGTCAACAACAAGGATGCCAGTGTACCAATTACTGAGGCTCAGTTCGTTGAAGAGATCCATGGTAGTGGGGTTTTGGTGTACGTATCTGCAACTTGGCTATGCGAGCTCTACCAAAACGTCCTCGCCAGGTCCTTGTTGTTGTCGGCAGGTTACGACCCCAAAGCTCTCCAACAACCAGCTCTCGTGAATTTACTAACAG aTGTGGGCGGGTTATGCCCCTCACAACTCCTCTCCGACTGGCAGAAGCTGCAGAAAGTCCACGGGACTCCCGACAGTAGTCCGGAAGTCGAGGCCGGGATCAAATTGTCAAGACGAGTTCTGACGTGCTGTTGGGCCTCCGTGGTCTCAGTCTTGGGGACGCCTCTGGGCGAGAAGACCAACTTCACGGGGACTTCGGCGCTGAGTCGCTTGGTGGCGAGGAGGGCGAGACAGAAACATCGCCAAAGAATCCGCGACGATATCATCACGGCTTGTCTGGAGGGACTGCACAAG GCCGCCAGTTTGAGCAACATCCTGAGGCTCCAGTCGCGAAGCTGTAGCATTTTGGCCCTGCTTTCCGCCTCGTCTTGCAAGAATCAAGGCGCCAAGCTGCCGGCGTCGCACGCCTTGTCTTTGGACGTCCTCCTCTCCAAGGGACTAGCTCTGGGTTCGCACAGCGCTGCGTGCTGGCCCCACGTCTTCAACGCGTGCGTGGCCGTCGCCAACTTGGAGCACGCCCTCTTCAGCAAGACCGGCTCCACGCAACTCCTGATGGTGGCCCAGAACACGCAAAACAACACTGTCACTTCGAGCACTTACACCAACAGTAATGAGAGATTAAACATGACTTTTAATATCA GACGTTTGGATTGCAGTGTGGATGTGTACAGTTTTCTACACAATGCATCCTACTCATCGTCGTCGAACGCGTCCCAGAACGACGCCTCCATCGCCGAAATCGTCGAGAGGAGTGGGGCCCACAACGCCCAGAGTCAAGGGATTTTGAGGGGGGTCCATGCTGCTAAAGTGTGTTGTGTTCTGTCGCAGAAGGCGGACGAGCTATTTCACTCGGCGGCTCTGCGGCTGTCGTTGCCGGGGCTTTGCAGTTTCTTGACGGAGTTGTGTAAAGCGTCGCATACTCAG TTGTTCACTCGCTACGAAGACACCCCGCGTCAGCAAAAAAAATGGTGGAAGAAGGAGTTGGAAGCGCAGCAGAAACCCCCCGCCACCCTCCTCTTGCACCGCATAGGGGAAGTGACCCTCAAGTGCATCCGCTCCGGACGTCCTCTGGTCCACACCATGAAAGTCTGGTCCATAGTGGGGCCCCACTTCATGCAAGCCGCCTGTCACAAGGACCGAACCATATCGAAGAAAGCCGTTCAGTGCATCCACGACGCCGTCACCGCTCTTCTCAACGAACAAGCCGAACTCCCCCACTTCCACTTCAACGAAGCCCTGATCAAGCCCTTCGAGAATCTGCTCTGCTTGGAGCTGTGCGACATGGACGTGCAAGACCAGATCGTCTCGTGTCTGTGCGAATTCGTCGAAGCCAACAGAACCGAGATCTGCTCGGGTTGGCGGCCGCTTTTCGGCACCCTCCGAGTCGCCAATGCCAAAAACAACGCGGCTGCAATTCTCGACGTCTTCAGAATCTTCCTCTCCACCGATAACACTCTAGTGTTCTCCAATGCCGCCCTGGACTACATACTGTGTCTGTTGTCGCACATCAagaacgccaacttcgacgacGGCGAAGTGCCGGTTCCGGTCAAGCCCCCGGAAAAGAAGAACCTGACCTTCTTGGACAAGGATGGCGACTTTCCGTCCAAGTTGATCCTAGGTCCGGTAGATTTGTGCATAGAATCACTCAAGCTCCTCCAGAACTGCGCCGCCATCTTGTCCATGATGTACAACATGCCCAAATGTCCCACGTTCAACATGACCCATCGCATGAGCATCGACACCGACCCTCAACTGGTCGATCCGGTCATCCAGAACGTCGAGATCGTCAACTTCAACCAAGACTCTCTGGACTCCATGAGTTACAGCGTTTTGTCGACCAGGCACGATCTGGAAAAATGCGAGACCAGCGGGATCACCCTGTCCAAAATGGACCGGCAGAGCAACGTCCTCAAGATCTGGTACATCCTCCTGGAGGGACTCTCGTCGGCTTCGATCATGTCAGCCCACAAGAACCAACCCTATGTGGTGGAGACGCTCTTCAAGCTTTTGAGAGATCTGATCGACAACCCCGGAGTCAACTTCGGATTGTACTGCATCAACCATCTTTTGCTCCCCATGGTGCAGAACTGGATGCGACAGAATTCCAAAATCCAGAAGCCTGGAGAGATCTGGCAGAACTTCAAGCACTGTTGCGGACTCGCCAGCGAGCTGGTTGTCGACTATTTGCACCACTTGCAAGGTTTCGACAGGAAAGCAGAGCAAGCTATGGAAAATCCAGCCGCGACCCTAGCTCTGAAACAACTCCTTTTGATTCTGGTGGAGTGTATCACCCAACCTAGCGAGAATATAGCTAGATTGGGGACTTCTTGCATCCGCCATGTCATTTTGAGTGCTGGCAAGATTCTTACACCGTCTCAGTGGGAGATTTTGGTTGTGGCTCTGCATAGAGCTTGCACCATCAGTTTGAATCCTTTGCACCAGCTGACTCTAGCTTTCAAAGAGAACTCTGATAGCTTCTATGGAGACCTGGCTACTGTTAAAGTCGCCGCGAGGAAAGACAGTACGGTTTCGGAGAACGAACGTCTGTACGAGCTCGCCCAGCAAGTTTTCCTGATGCAGTGCCAACGTAGCTGTCAGAAGTGCTCAGGCAAACTGTGCGAGTGCGACATCAACGTCGTCATTGACGACCGCAGCTACGTCTTCCTCTTGTACCCTCTGGACATGTCGTCCATCCTGAATCCGGACCTGTACACGGTGAGAGTACCGTTCAGGAACCTGGTGGTGGGGATTCTGGCCCACCAAATGCTCATCCAGACCATATCGAGCGCCCTCTTGCAGAACTTGAACCACATCACACCGATCTTGAACATTCTGCAGATCAGCTCGTGCAGTTTGAGAGGCATCTTGACGCACGTCAACGCCAAACACGTCGACATCTTGTTGAAGTGTCTGGAAGTGTCGAACGTGAGAGCCAAACAGTTCGACGTCAGGCCCGGCCTCAAGTTCCTCACCCAAAAAGTGGGTAATTTGAGCAAAGCCGCCAATTTGTACACTCAAGCCAACACTTCCGAAGTCGTCCAGATAATCGTGCTGATAGAGCTGTGTCTCGACGGAATCGAAAAGTACACGATCGGTCCGAAAGATCTGAAAGAGTTGTTGGCTCGAGACGTGAAGGTGAAGTGTTCGACGGATCTGGACTACGTGGAGCAGTTCTTGAAGAAGCTGCAGAACAAGTGGGAGTATCTGTGCGAGTCCTACGTCAATTTGACCATCAACATTCCGGAGAGCGTGTCGCAAGACAGCGACGACGAGTCGAAGAGCTCCAGCGATAATTTGAACGAGAGGGTGGTGAGGGATCAAGAGGACAAGCCCAGGCCGTTCAAGCTGTCGGATTTCAAGCAAGAAGAAGACAGTTTGAGTTCCAGTACGGATTCAGAGGGGTACTTGGAGAAGGAGGTGTTGCCGAACATAAAAACCGATGAGGATGGGATCTGCGACACGAGCAAAGGCGAGCACAAACTGAAGCCGAGCGCCAGCCTGGACGAGACCATCCTGAAGAAGACGAAGAACGAGCCGTCGTCGACGGACGACGAGACCAACGAGATGGCCGCCAAGTACACGAAGCAGGCGTACGACAAGTACAAGATCGAGCTGAATTCGATCAAGTACGACACGAACACGCTACTCCAGATGCGAAAGTCGACAATCTCGAGCGACAACATAGTGACGAGCTGCGGGGACGGCTTCGACGGGAAAAAAACCGCCACCCCCAGCCCTCGGATCAACCCGTTCATGGTGTCGAACGTGGTTCCGCCGCCGCAGCCGATCCCACCGGAGATCCAGCAGCAGAGGGCCATTAGTATCTTCAAGGACTCGGAGGCGCACAAGACGACCAGAATCGAGACCATGGAGGCTTGTCTGGAGCTGCTGAGCAGTCTGTCGTCGGAGAAGTTGTCGCCGTTGGCAACGGTGCTGAAGCAAGGAGCGGTGCTGCTGATCGCGGCGCAAGACGAAAAGATCAAGACGGCGGCGGAGAATCTTCTTGATCGGATGAACATCTCGTATATCGACCACGACAATTTCTAA